Below is a genomic region from Microbacterium sp. LWO12-1.2.
TCGCCGCAGACGGCAAGAGCTACTTCGTCCCCTACGGCTTCTACGGCCTGTCGCTGTTCTACCGCACCGACCTCGTGAAGGACGCGGGCTTCGACGGCCCTCCGCACAGCTGGAAGGATCTGCTCGAGCAGGCCAGCGCGATCCAGGACCCCTCGAACAACATCTACGGCTACGCGTTCCGCGGTGGCGCGAACGCCAACAGCAACGTGGTCGCCGCGATCGAGGCCTACACGATCGACGGTCTCGACGTCGACGACGCGTTCCTGATGGAGGACGGCTCGACGATCTTCGCCGCGCCAGAGGCCCAGGAAGCCGTCGACGACTACTTCGACCTCTTCAAGGAAGCCTCCCCGCCTTCTGCCGTGTCGTGGGGCTACCCCGAGATGGTCGCCGGCTTCACGAACGGCACCACCGCGTTCCTGCTGCAGGATCCCGAGGTCATCGCGACCGTGCAGGACTCCTCGCTGACCGAGGACCAGTGGGACACCGCTCCCCTGCTCGTCGGCCCTTCTGGCAAGGCCGCGCAGCCGCTGGCCGTCGCCGGGTGGGGTGTCGCCGAGAAGAGCGAGAACAAGGAGGCGGCCGTCAAACTGGTCGAGTTCCTGTCGTCCGCCGATCCCGCGACCGAGTTCGCGCAGGCGAACAGCCTGGTGCCGATCATCGCCTCCGCCGCGGATGACGACTTCTACTCGACCGGACCGTGGACGAGCTACGTCACCATGACGGAGGACCCGGAGACCTACGTCAACGTGCGTCAGCCGCGCGGTGTCAGCTGGTGGACAGAGTGGATCCAGAAGTCCGACCAGGACGTGCAGAACGTGCTGCTGGGCAACATGTCGACCAGTGACCTGCTCGCCTCCTGGGACACCTTCTGGACCGAGAAGTACGCCGCGGAGAAGGGTTGATCCGTGGCATCCGCACTTCGTGAAGGGGGCTCCGTCGGCACTGCCGGCGGAGCTCCCCGCGGCCCGCGCCGCCGGCCGTTCCGCGGACGCCACGCACTGACGCTGCTGGCCTTCCTGGCCCCGGCGATCGTGTTCGTCTGCTGGTTCACGTACTGGCCGATGCTGCAGGGCGCCCGCATGGCGTTCCATGACTGGAACCTGTGGGATCTCACGTCGACCCCGTTCGTGGGCTTCGACAACTTCGTGGCCGTGTTCCAGGACCCGGCCTTCCCGGTCGTGGCATGGAACTCGATCCTCTGGGTGGTCGGCTCGCTCGTGCCGCAGCTCGTGATCGGATTCCTCATCGCGCTCGCGCTGCGCAAGCGGTTCCGCTTCCGCGGGCTCTACCAGGCCCTCGTCTTCTTCCCGTGGGCGGTGTCGGGCTTCCTGATCGGGATGCTGTTCCGCTGGATGTTCAATGCCGAGTTCGGGGTCGTCAACGACCTGCTCATGAAGGCGGGGCTGATCGACGCACCGCTGCCCTGGCTGGCCGACCCGAAGCTCGCGATGTTCGCGGTGATCGTGGCGAACATCTGGTACGGAGTGACCTTCTTCGCGATCATGATCCTCGCCGCTCTGCAGTCCGTGCCGGACGAGATGCTGGAGGCCGCGAGCCTCGACGGCGCCGGCAAGGCCCGTCAGCTGTTCTCGATCATCATCCCGTACATCTCGGTGACGCTCCTGCTGACCGTGCTGCTGCGTGTGATCTGGATCTTCAACTTCCCCGACATCATCTACGCGATGACCAACGGCGGACCCGCCAACCAGACCCACATCATCACGACCTGGATGATCAACTACACCCAGCAGGGCAACTACGGCATCGCGAGCGCGATCGGCCTCATCGTGGTCGCCTTCCTGTTCGTGTTCTGCGCCTTCTACCTGATGGCGATGCGGAAGGCTCAGCGATGACCATCACCGGAACCACCGTCACGGAGACGCGACGTCTCACCGTCCCCGACCTGGCCAAGGCGCCTCGCCCGAAGCGGAAGCTGACGGTGGGCGGCGTGGTGCGCGTCGTCGGACTGGGCCTCTGGCTCGTGATCACGCTCTTCCCGCTGTACTGGATCGCGTTGACCTCGATCAAGTCGCCCGGCACGATCAACCGGTTCCCGATCGAGTACTGGCCCAGCGAACCCTCGCTCGAGAACTACATCAGCCTGTTCCAGAAGAGCTCGTTCGGGGTCTTCCTCGGCAACTCGGCGCTGGTGGCGATCATCGCGGGCGCGGTGGCGACGCTGATCGCCCTGCTGAGCGCCTACGTGATCGCCCGCTTCGAGTTCCGCGGCAAGGGCGCGGTGCTGATCGCCTTCCTGCTGACGCAGATGATCCCGGCGTTCATCGCGCTCGGACCGCTGTACTCGATGATGACCGACCTCGGACTCGTCGACACCAAGCCCGGATTGATCCTGGTCTACATCGCGGTATGCATCCCGTTCTCGACCGTGATGCTGCGGGGCTTCTTCGAGAATGTGCCCGACGCGCTGGAGGAGGCGGCGATGATCGACGGATGCTCCCGCCTGGGCGCGCTGTTCCGGGTGCTGGTGCCGGTCATGACCCCGGGCATCATCGCGGCGTTCATCTTCAACTTCGTCAACTGCTGGAACGAGCTGTTCCTGTCGGTTGTGCTGATGAACACCGATGCGAACCGCACCGTGCCGTCGGCCCTGAACGGCTTCATCTCGACGTTCAACATCGACTGGGGCTCCATGAGCGCCGCCGCGGTGCTGACGATCCTGCCGACCATGGTGATGTTCGCACTCGCGAGCCGCTGGATCGTGCAGGGCCTGACCGCCGGCGCCGTGAAGGAGTAGCTCGTCGGCATCTTCCACCGAGACCCACCGAAACGCCCGAGACCCACCCCCACCTACGTCGGCGGGGGTGGGTCTCGGCGTTGACGAGGAGTCTCGGCGCGCGGTGGCGGCAGCGAGGCCTCAGACCAGGCGCTTCTTCGGCGAGGTCGAGTACGTCGCCTCGGCGTCGCGGTTCACCGTGTCACCCAGTGCCGTGTCGATCGCGGCCATGGTGTCGGCGTCGAGCTTCACGCCCGAGGCCTTGACCGTCTCGGCGAGCTGCTCGGGACGGGATGCTCCGACCAGCGCCGCGGCGACGTTCGGGTTCTGCAGCACCCACGCGATCGCGAGCTGCGGCATCGACAGGCCCGCCTCGTCGGCGATCGGCTTGAGGCGCTGCACGGCGGTGAGGATGTCATCCTGCAGGAAGCTCTTGATGAAGTCCGCGCCGCTGTGCGGGTCGGTCGCGCGCGAGCCCTCGGGCACCGGCTGGCCGGGGAGGTACTTGCCGCTGAGCACGCCCTGCGCCATCGGCGACCAGACGATCTGCGAGATGCCGAGCTCCTCGGATGCCGGCACGACCTTGCCCTCGATCACGCGCCACAGCATCGAGTACTGGGGCTGGTTCGAGATGAGCTGGATGCCGAGCTGCTTCGCGAGCGCATGTCCTTCGCGCAGCTGCTCCGCCGTCCACTCCGAGACGCCGATGTAGAGCGCCTTGCCCTGGCGGACGATGTCGGCGAAGGCCTGGAACGTCTCCTCGAGCGGGGTCTCGTAGTCGAAGCGGTGCGCCTGGTACAGGTCGACGTAGTCGGTGCCGAGACGGGAGAGCGAGCCGTTGATCGACTCGAGGATGTGCTTGCGGCTCAGGCCGGTGTCGTTGGGACCCTTGGCGCCGGTCGGGAAGTAGACCTTCGTGAAGATCTCGAGGCCTTCGCGACGCTGACCGGCGAGGGCCTTGCCGAGCACGACCTCTGCGGCGGTGTTGGCGTAGGTGTCGGCGGTGTCGAACGTGGTGATGCCCGCGTCGAGTGCTGCGTGGACCGTCT
It encodes:
- a CDS encoding ABC transporter substrate-binding protein, encoding MKHKILTTAAGFGTVAVLALTGCSAGSGPSADGTVTLQMVESLTNPARTELIRGLLDEFEKENPKIKVNLVSPPTEQADQKIQQMLQSGKGVDLLEVRDITVGPFANNGWLYDLGPDLEKWDGWDALTDNAQSASVAADGKSYFVPYGFYGLSLFYRTDLVKDAGFDGPPHSWKDLLEQASAIQDPSNNIYGYAFRGGANANSNVVAAIEAYTIDGLDVDDAFLMEDGSTIFAAPEAQEAVDDYFDLFKEASPPSAVSWGYPEMVAGFTNGTTAFLLQDPEVIATVQDSSLTEDQWDTAPLLVGPSGKAAQPLAVAGWGVAEKSENKEAAVKLVEFLSSADPATEFAQANSLVPIIASAADDDFYSTGPWTSYVTMTEDPETYVNVRQPRGVSWWTEWIQKSDQDVQNVLLGNMSTSDLLASWDTFWTEKYAAEKG
- a CDS encoding carbohydrate ABC transporter permease — encoded protein: MASALREGGSVGTAGGAPRGPRRRPFRGRHALTLLAFLAPAIVFVCWFTYWPMLQGARMAFHDWNLWDLTSTPFVGFDNFVAVFQDPAFPVVAWNSILWVVGSLVPQLVIGFLIALALRKRFRFRGLYQALVFFPWAVSGFLIGMLFRWMFNAEFGVVNDLLMKAGLIDAPLPWLADPKLAMFAVIVANIWYGVTFFAIMILAALQSVPDEMLEAASLDGAGKARQLFSIIIPYISVTLLLTVLLRVIWIFNFPDIIYAMTNGGPANQTHIITTWMINYTQQGNYGIASAIGLIVVAFLFVFCAFYLMAMRKAQR
- a CDS encoding carbohydrate ABC transporter permease; protein product: MTITGTTVTETRRLTVPDLAKAPRPKRKLTVGGVVRVVGLGLWLVITLFPLYWIALTSIKSPGTINRFPIEYWPSEPSLENYISLFQKSSFGVFLGNSALVAIIAGAVATLIALLSAYVIARFEFRGKGAVLIAFLLTQMIPAFIALGPLYSMMTDLGLVDTKPGLILVYIAVCIPFSTVMLRGFFENVPDALEEAAMIDGCSRLGALFRVLVPVMTPGIIAAFIFNFVNCWNELFLSVVLMNTDANRTVPSALNGFISTFNIDWGSMSAAAVLTILPTMVMFALASRWIVQGLTAGAVKE
- a CDS encoding aldo/keto reductase family protein; the encoded protein is MVNYRYLGNSGLKVSEITYGNWVTHASQVGDDAAVKTVHAALDAGITTFDTADTYANTAAEVVLGKALAGQRREGLEIFTKVYFPTGAKGPNDTGLSRKHILESINGSLSRLGTDYVDLYQAHRFDYETPLEETFQAFADIVRQGKALYIGVSEWTAEQLREGHALAKQLGIQLISNQPQYSMLWRVIEGKVVPASEELGISQIVWSPMAQGVLSGKYLPGQPVPEGSRATDPHSGADFIKSFLQDDILTAVQRLKPIADEAGLSMPQLAIAWVLQNPNVAAALVGASRPEQLAETVKASGVKLDADTMAAIDTALGDTVNRDAEATYSTSPKKRLV